In Pongo abelii isolate AG06213 chromosome 15, NHGRI_mPonAbe1-v2.0_pri, whole genome shotgun sequence, a single window of DNA contains:
- the GPR68 gene encoding ovarian cancer G-protein coupled receptor 1 has protein sequence MRSVAPSGPKMGNITADNSSMSCTIDHTIHQTLAPVVYVTVLVVGFPANCLSLYFGYLQIKARNELGVYLCNLTVADLFYICSLPFWLQYVLQHDNWSHGDLSCQVCGILLYENIYISVGFLCCISVDRYLAVAHPFRFHQFRTLKAAVGVSVVIWAKELLTSIYFLMHEEVIEDENQHRVCFEHYPIQAWQRAINYYRFLVGFLFPICLLLASYQGILRAVRRSHGTQKSRKDQIQRLVLSTVVIFLACFLPYHVLLLVRSVWEASCDFAKGVFNAYHFSLLLTSFNCVADPVLYCFVSETTHRDLARLRGACLAFLTCSRTGRAREAYPLGAPEASGKSGAQGEEPELLTKLHPAFQTPNSPGSGGSPTGRLA, from the coding sequence ATGAGGAGTGTGGCCCCTTCAGGCCCAAAGATGGGGAACATCACTGCAGACAACTCCTCGATGAGCTGTACCATCGACCATACCATCCACCAGACGCTAGCCCCGGTGGTCTATGTTACGGTGCTGGTGGTGGGCTTCCCGGCCAACTGCCTGTCCCTCTACTTCGGCTACCTGCAGATCAAGGCCCGGAACGAGCTGGGCGTGTACCTGTGCAACCTGACGGTGGCCGACCTCTTCTACATCTGCTCGCTGCCCTTCTGGCTGCAGTACGTGCTGCAGCACGACAACTGGTCTCACGGCGACCTGTCCTGCCAGGTGTGCGGCATCCTCCTCTACGAGAACATCTACATCAGCGTGGGCTTCCTCTGCTGCATCTCCGTGGACCGCTACCTGGCTGTGGCCCATCCCTTCCGCTTCCACCAGTTCCGAACCCTGAAGGCGGCCGTCGGCGTCAGCGTGGTCATCTGGGCCAAGGAGCTGCTGACCAGCATCTACTTCCTGATGCACGAGGAGGTCATCGAGGACGAGAACCAGCACCGCGTGTGCTTTGAGCACTACCCCATCCAGGCATGGCAGCGTGCCATCAACTACTACCGCTTCCTGGTGGGCTTCCTCTTCCCCATCTGCCTGCTGCTGGCGTCCTACCAGGGCATCCTGCGCGCCGTGCGCCGGAGCCACGGCACCCAGAAGAGCCGCAAGGACCAGATCCAGCGGCTGGTGCTCAGCACCGTGGTCATCTTCCTGGCCTGCTTCCTGCCCTACCACGTGCTGCTGCTGGTGCGCAGCGTCTGGGAGGCCAGCTGCGACTTCGCCAAGGGCGTTTTCAACGCCTACCACTTCTCCCTCTTGCTCACCAGCTTCAACTGCGTCGCCGACCCCGTGCTCTACTGCTTCGTCAGCGAGACCACCCACCGGGACCTGGCCCGCCTCCGCGGGGCCTGCCTGGCCTTCCTCACCTGCTCCAGGACCGGCCGGGCCCGGGAGGCCTACCCGCTGGGTGCCCCCGAGGCCTCCGGGAAAAGCGGGGCCCAGGGGGAGGAGCCCGAGCTGTTGACCAAGCTCCACCCGGCCTTCCAGACCCCTAACTCGCCAGGGTCGGGCGGGTCCCCCACGGGCAGGTTGGCCTAG